Genomic segment of Paenalkalicoccus suaedae:
GGCTTTATTATCAATTTCCACAAGAATAAAGAGCGACGCTAGGTAGCGACGCTCTCTGGAACGTTATGTTATCGAACGGTCACTTCATTCTCAATCATTACGCCGCTTATAAGTAGGTCCTCAGGAACTGTAAGTAGAAGACTAGCATGAGCCACACTTGCGCCATTTCCTCGAACAAATATAGGTTCGTCTCTCTCTTCATCTAAGCCCTCTCTGACATTGCTGCCGATAATCGGTCCCGATAAACTTTCGTAACGAATGGTTGTATCATACATTGTTGATAATACGAGCTGGTCATCATAAAACGTAACATCTGTTTTAGGTATTTGATCGGGATCAATGACTCTACTTCGTTCACCAAATGAGACTTGCACTCTAGGGTAGATATACATCCACTCTACTTGTGTTGCCTCAGGAACGCGCCTTACATAGACCGGTGTATACTCACTTTGATTCGTCTTCACAATCATTAAATCTTCTTGGTCGTAGTCAAAGCTTCCTGATTCTTTCCTTAGAGGATCAAGCTCCTCTAAGCGATTATTTAAAAAGGATTTATCTACACGAACAAAGTCCTGACGCAACTCTTCGTTCCCATCGTACACTCTCTCTTGTTTTAAGACGTAATACGTTGGAATACTAAGTAGTAATAAAATCAAATACCCCGCAAAGATTTTATACGTTGTCTTAGGACTTAGCCGCTTTGTTGGCCAAACTGCTATTTTTCTTAAAAGTGTAATGACAATAATACTACCTACAAAGGCAATAATAACTGCGATAAAACTTCTTATCATCCTACATCACCTCCGTATGTTTTGTAGAAAAGTACGCACATATAAATAATCCAACTGTGACAACCCCAATTTTTAGCGTGAAGAGAATAACACTTGTTTCTCCAAAAAAGAAAGTAAATAAAACCGATCCTATATTAGGAAAGAAAAGAAGCGAAAATAGAGCAGCCACAATAACGCCACCAATTAAGATGAAAGGTGCAAATTTTGATCGTAGTAGACCCATAATGGTGTACGCTAATGCCCCTGCAAATAGCGCTAATAAAAATGTCGTAAGTATACTCGTAAGTAAAATTGGCACGCTCATGAACGTTTCAATTTCTGCACTATGGAAGATCACCGTATATAAGCCTAATATAAAAACGGATAAATTTGATGTTACCGCACCGATTAATGCAAATAGAACTAAAAGCGACATGTTGGCACCTTGTCTCACACGATGATTTTGCACAAATGCCGCATCTATCTTAGCTATATGCCGCTGGTTTAACATGACTGCTATACTGAATGTCCAAATAATTGTAACTGCAATAACGCTATCCGCTGTGTATGTTGCCGTTAAGATATTAACTCCTGATAAGGACATAGAGCCTGAGGAGACGCCATTTAGTGAAAAAATCATAAATAGTACTTGCAGAAATAGTAAGATCCAAACGGTACCGGACATAGTAAATAATCGTAGCTGTAATAGAAATAGGATTCGTTTACTCGTTTCTGTTAGATGTGAATACATCGTCAATGTCCCCCCTTTTCTCGTTGACCATCGCTAAATAAATTTCTTTTGTCGATAGGCTTTTTGTTGTAAAGCTTTCTGGAACGTCGGGTTTTCCTTTATGCTCAATAATGACACTTGAGGCGTGATGGAATGTTTTTGAGCCTGAATCTTTTACAAGTACCTTTTTTTGATTCGCCCATCTATGCAACTCTTCTTTATTGCCACTGACTCTCCAAACCGATTCCTGCAAACTTGCAATATTATCATACGTAACAACTTTTCCATGGTGGACGATCATGATTGATTCTAATACATTCTCTACTTCCTCCACGTAGTGAGTAGCAAAAAGAATCGTTCTTGGGAAGGCGATATAGTCTTTAAGTATCGCTTTATAAAAATCGTCTCTCACTGCTTCGTCCATTCCGTTCGTCGGTTCATCGTAAATGGTGAGCGGAGCTCTAGTTGCAATACCGATAACAGCTATCAAAGCACCATGCTGACCGCGAGATAGCTCTCTTGGTTTTTTCGTTACATCAAGGGTAAAATGACTCGCTAACTTATGAGCAAGCTCTTGATTCCAATTCTCATAGCTTTTAGCATAGAGGTCAAAGATCATAGTAATGGGTAGTGATTCAGGCAATTCTAATCCGTCATATATAAATATGGTATTAGCAGATGCGTGTAGGTTATTAAATGGCGCTTCGTCATTTATTTTAATCGTGCCTGAGGAAGGCTTTTTTAAACCAGCCAGCAGCTGTAAAAAGGTCGATTTCCCAGCCCCGTTTTTACCAATTACTCCTGTAATCGAATTTCGCTCGATCGTCACTGAAATATTCCCTAAAACGACATTGTCCCCAATTCGCTTCGTTACATTTGTACATGTAATCATGACTCCGCCCCCCTAAATTCTTTTCGTAGCATGTCAATCAGCTCTTCCTCTGTAACGTGTAAGGATTTCGCGTCGCGAATGACTTCCTTCATTTTTTGTGGTAACACTTCTGTACGTCGCTTCTGTATGATTAACTCCTTTGCTCCAATCGAAATAAACATTCCGAGCCCTCTCTTTTTAAATAAAATTCCTTGATCCAATAATAAGGACAACCCCTTACCTGCAGTAGCGGGATTTACTGTGAAC
This window contains:
- a CDS encoding GntR family transcriptional regulator, yielding MLEEHASKPIYIQIAEWLEGQIMSEELVEEGKMYSQYQLADMFTVNPATAGKGLSLLLDQGILFKKRGLGMFISIGAKELIIQKRRTEVLPQKMKEVIRDAKSLHVTEEELIDMLRKEFRGAES
- a CDS encoding ATP-binding cassette domain-containing protein — its product is MITCTNVTKRIGDNVVLGNISVTIERNSITGVIGKNGAGKSTFLQLLAGLKKPSSGTIKINDEAPFNNLHASANTIFIYDGLELPESLPITMIFDLYAKSYENWNQELAHKLASHFTLDVTKKPRELSRGQHGALIAVIGIATRAPLTIYDEPTNGMDEAVRDDFYKAILKDYIAFPRTILFATHYVEEVENVLESIMIVHHGKVVTYDNIASLQESVWRVSGNKEELHRWANQKKVLVKDSGSKTFHHASSVIIEHKGKPDVPESFTTKSLSTKEIYLAMVNEKRGDIDDVFTSNRNE